The Gopherus evgoodei ecotype Sinaloan lineage chromosome 8, rGopEvg1_v1.p, whole genome shotgun sequence genome includes a region encoding these proteins:
- the ECHDC2 gene encoding enoyl-CoA hydratase domain-containing protein 2, mitochondrial isoform X1 translates to MLRLGRAASGCRALAAPHPPGAGGHSKRASSGGKEILLNVHDGESSGIAEILMNRAHARNSLGRVLVNELFRVLESLRCDERIRVVVFKSEVKGVFCAGADLKERAQMNDAEVGHFVHRLRSLMDEIAALPMPTIAAIEGYALGGGLELALACDLRIAASSAKMGLIETTRGLLPGAGGTQRLPRCIGIGLAKELIFTGRQINGQQALSIGLVNHTVPQNDEGDAAYQRALTLAKEILPQAPIAVKMGKLAINRGIEVDIASGMAIEGMCYAQNIPTRDRQEGMAAFREKRPPQFTGE, encoded by the exons ATGCTTCGGCTGGGGAGAGCTGCATCTGGGTGCAGGGCGCTCGCCGCTCCGCACCCCCCAGGGGCCGGCGGCCACAGCAAAAGAGCCTCGTCTGGGGGGAAGGAGATCCTGCTCAATGTGCACGACGGGGAAAGCAGCG GAATTGCTGAAATCCTGATGAACAGAGCCCATGCCAGAAATTCACTGGGAAGAGTACTGGTTAATGAA CTATTCAGAGTTCTAGAAAGTCTCCGTTGTGATGAAAGGATCCGCGTGGTAGTGTTTAAAAGTGAAGTAAAAGGCGTGTTTTGTGCAG GTGCTGACTTAAAGGAGCGTGCACAAATGAATGATGCAGAGGTTGGACACTTTGTTCACAGGCTGAGAAGTTTAATGGATGAAATTG CTGCACTGCCTATGCCCACAATAGCTGCAATAGAAGGCTATGCATTGGGTGGGGGATTGGAATTGGCATTAGCGTGTGATCTTCGAATAGCAG cttcATCAGCTAAAATGGGCCTGATTGAGACCACCAGAGGACTTCTTCCAGGTGCAG GTGGAACCCAACGCCTGCCCCGCTGTATTGGAATAGGTCTTGCTAAGgaactcattttcactggcagaCAAATTAATGGACAACAAGCACTCTCAATAGGATTAGTAAACCACACAGTGCCACAGAATGATGAAGGGGATGCTGCTTATCAGAGAGCATTAACTTTAGCTAAAGAAATTCTTCCTCAG GCTCCCATCGCTGTGAAAATGGGTAAACTGGCAATAAACAGAGGGATagag GTGGATATTGCATCGGGGATGGCTATTGAGGGAATGTGTTATGCACAG AATATTCCTACAAGAGACCGCCAGGAAGGAATGGCTGCCTTCAGAGAGAAACGTCCACCTCAGTTTACTGGGGAATAG
- the ECHDC2 gene encoding enoyl-CoA hydratase domain-containing protein 2, mitochondrial isoform X2, producing the protein MNRAHARNSLGRVLVNELFRVLESLRCDERIRVVVFKSEVKGVFCAGADLKERAQMNDAEVGHFVHRLRSLMDEIAALPMPTIAAIEGYALGGGLELALACDLRIAASSAKMGLIETTRGLLPGAGGTQRLPRCIGIGLAKELIFTGRQINGQQALSIGLVNHTVPQNDEGDAAYQRALTLAKEILPQAPIAVKMGKLAINRGIEVDIASGMAIEGMCYAQNIPTRDRQEGMAAFREKRPPQFTGE; encoded by the exons ATGAACAGAGCCCATGCCAGAAATTCACTGGGAAGAGTACTGGTTAATGAA CTATTCAGAGTTCTAGAAAGTCTCCGTTGTGATGAAAGGATCCGCGTGGTAGTGTTTAAAAGTGAAGTAAAAGGCGTGTTTTGTGCAG GTGCTGACTTAAAGGAGCGTGCACAAATGAATGATGCAGAGGTTGGACACTTTGTTCACAGGCTGAGAAGTTTAATGGATGAAATTG CTGCACTGCCTATGCCCACAATAGCTGCAATAGAAGGCTATGCATTGGGTGGGGGATTGGAATTGGCATTAGCGTGTGATCTTCGAATAGCAG cttcATCAGCTAAAATGGGCCTGATTGAGACCACCAGAGGACTTCTTCCAGGTGCAG GTGGAACCCAACGCCTGCCCCGCTGTATTGGAATAGGTCTTGCTAAGgaactcattttcactggcagaCAAATTAATGGACAACAAGCACTCTCAATAGGATTAGTAAACCACACAGTGCCACAGAATGATGAAGGGGATGCTGCTTATCAGAGAGCATTAACTTTAGCTAAAGAAATTCTTCCTCAG GCTCCCATCGCTGTGAAAATGGGTAAACTGGCAATAAACAGAGGGATagag GTGGATATTGCATCGGGGATGGCTATTGAGGGAATGTGTTATGCACAG AATATTCCTACAAGAGACCGCCAGGAAGGAATGGCTGCCTTCAGAGAGAAACGTCCACCTCAGTTTACTGGGGAATAG
- the LOC115656277 gene encoding protein zyg-11 homolog B-like, with protein sequence MVRFLHVQNRQRPPPPICSDCPAVQAEASPYSLLDISLKALTADLEKFCTERQDGTLCLKESERLPQEVADRLLQTMAFHELLNDGTVGIFRGNQIRLKQACIRKAKISALSFRKAFCHHKLIELDATGMNADISIADIVSGLGSNKWIQQNLQCLVLDSLRLSLTNPYERCFNQLSGLRALSITNVRFHNEDLVEIASLPRLESLDISNTSVTDITPLLACKDRLKSLSMHYLKCLTMTTPQVLDVIRQLKYLNHLDISDDQQFTSDIPVSLLEQKDILPHLVSLDISGSKYITDEAVEAFVKQRPAMQFVGLLATDAGYSEFLSGEGNLKVSGGANEIQISEALKRYSERSYFVKEAFFRLFTQTCFMRITKPEILKLVIVGMRNHPLDLAVQLTASACSLNLTRQGLSAGMPVRLLSDVIHLLLKAVENFPEQQQLQKNCLLLLSSVRILQDVPFNRFEAAKLVMQWLCNHENQNMQRMAVNISSILALKLSSEQTAQLSAELYIVVGELLEIVEQKTNLNEVDTTFMFTLSALWNLTDESATTCRHFIDNQGLELFMRVLECFPSDSAIQHKVLGLLNNVAEVRELQSKLMWKDFVDCLSELLCSAEIEVSFFSAGIIANLLSRGEQAWTLSQTQRKSLIEQLHSTILKWPTPKCKMVALVAYRSLNPFYPLLDCFTISGVQLWAVWAMQHVCCKTPARYCSMLIEEGGLQHLYDIKENNQTDPAVLRINSEILDAVETHMMYYGRPKYLKKPQTKSDG encoded by the exons atGGTGCGGTTCCTGCACGTCCAGAACCGGCAGCGGCCGCCGCCGCCCATCTGCAGCGACTGCCCCGCTGTCCAG GCTGAGGCATCTCCATACTCTTTACTTGACATCTCTTTGAAAGCGCTGACTGCTGACCTAGAGAAGTTTTGTACTGAGAGACAAGATGGAACACTATGCCTGAAAGAATCTGAAAGACTTCCCCAAGAAGTAGCTGATCGATTGCTGCAGACTATGGCATTTCATG AGCTGCTGAATGATGGAACTGTGGGCATTTTCCGAGGTAACCAAATACGCTTGAAACAAGCTTGCATCCGGAAAGCAAAAATATCTGCACTATCTTTCAGAAAAGCTTTCTGCCATCATAAGCTGATAGAACTTGATGCTACAGGGATGAATGCAGACATTTCTATTGCAGATATTGTAAGTGGACTTGGTAGCAATAAGTGGATCCAGCAAAATCTTCAGTGCCTTGTGCTGGACTCATTAAGACTTTCCCTGACAAATCCATATGAAAGGTGCTTCAATCAATTGTCTGGTCTTCGTGCTTTGAGCATTACCAATGTTCGCTTCCACAATGAGGATTTAGTGGAGATTGCTTCACTTCCAAGGCTGGAAAGTTTGGATATATCCAACACTTCTGTTACTGACATAACTCCACTTCTCGCCTGCAAGGATCGACTTAAGTCTCTCTCTATGCACTACTTGAAGTGTTTAACAATGACTACGCCCCAAGTCTTGGATGTCATAAGACAACTAAAATATTTGAACCACCTTGATATTTCAGATGATCAGCAGTTTACATCTGACATACCCGTCTCTTTACTAGAGCAGAAAGACATCCTACCTCACCTAGTGTCTTTGGACATTTCTGGCAGTAAATACATTACTGATGAAGCTGTAGAAGCATTTGTCAAACAGCGACCTGCAATGCAGTTTGTGGGACTACTTGCTACTGATGCCGGCTACTCTGAATTCCTTTCGGGAGAAGGAAACTTGAAg GTATCGGGAGGAGCAAATGAGATTCAGATTTCTGAAGCTCTGAAGCGTTACAGTGAGCGGTCATACTTTGTGAAGGAGGCTTTCTTTCGTCTCTTCACCCAGACGTGTTTTATGAGAATAACTAAGCCTGAAATCTTAAAG CTTGTGATTGTAGGAATGAGAAATCACCCCTTGGACTTGGCAGTGCAGTTAACTGCTAGTGCGTGTTCTCTTAACTTAACTAGACAGGGTCTGTCTGCTGGCATGCCTGTTCGTCTGCTATCCGATGTGATCCATTTACTACTCAAAGCCGTGGAAAACTTTCCTGAACAGCAACAG ctgcagAAGAATTGCCTCCTCCTACTATCTAGTGTCAGGATCCTTCAAGATGTTCCATTTAACAG GTTTGAAGCTGCCAAACTTGTTATGCAGTGGCTGTGTAACCATGAAAATCAAAATATGCAAAGGATGGCAGTGAATATAAGCTCTATTCTAGCTTTGAAG CTTTCATCTGAGCAAACAGCACAACTCAGCGCAGAGCTCTACATCGTTGTGGGG GAACTTCTTGAAATAGTTGAACAGAAAACAAATTTGAATGAAGTAGATACTACTTTCATGTTTACTCTGAGTGCACTTTGGAATCTCACTGATGAATCCGCTACCACCTGTAGGCACTTCATTGACAACCAAGGATTAGAACTCTTCATGAGAGTCTTAGAG TGTTTTCCATCTGATTCAGCTATACAACATAAAGTTCTTGGCCTTCTG AACAATGTAGCAGAAGTGAGAGAACTTCAGTCTAAACTAATGTGGAAGGACTTCGTAGACTGCCTCAGTGAATTATTGTGTAGTGCTGAGATAGAAGTCAGTTTCTTTTCAGCTGGGATTATTGCTAATTTACTATCTAGAGGAGAGCAGGCCTGGACACTGAGTCAAACCCAAAGAAAATCTCTGATTGAACAACTG CATTCAACCATTTTGAAGTGGCCAACACCAAAATGTAAGATGGTAGCATTGGTTGCCTACAG ATCCTTGAATCCTTTCTATCCATTACTTGACTGCTTCACGATATCTGGGGTTCAGCTGTGGGCAGTATGGGCTATGCAGCATGTCTGCTGCAAAACTC cTGCCCGGTACTGTAGCATGCTAATTGAAGAAGGTGGCTTGCAGCACTTATATGACATCAAAGAAAACAATCAGACTGATCCAGCTGTCCTGCGAATCAACAGTGAGATACTAGACGCTGTAGAGACACACATGATGTACTATGGGAGACCTAAATATTTAAAGAAGCCACAAACCAAATCAGATGGATAG